In Aureibacillus halotolerans, the genomic window TTCGTACGTCTTTCTGAAGCCTGTACGTGACGCCACCCAGCGAGCGGCTCCGTGAATAAAAATAGGCTGCAGCTTCCTTTGCGAACATATTCGTAGTCTTCCCGCAGCACTTGTCCGGCCTTCATGGGTTGTGGAGGACGCGAATGATCGAGCAGTTGGATTGGCTGTTCATCCATACAAATAAGCGGTATTTCAGGGTCATACGGAAGGGCGTAGGTCTCTAGGACATCTTCCATCCGAGCGACGAACTCACTGCTTGACTTGGCAGGAATACACCATTGCTTTTTTAGGTGAGGCTTAAGTTTTGTTTTTTTAAAGTCGTCCGAATTGTTTCTCGTCCGACGGATTCCAAGATATTCAGTTCGATGACTCGACGGGTCAACAAACGAATCGTCCAACGAGCATATCCTTTGGGAGGCTCGGAACAGGCTAACGCAATAATTCGGGCTTCCACTTCACCCGTAATCGGGGAAGGGCGGGCTGGTTCAGCGCGGCGACGATACCTAAGTGTTTCCTGAAGCCCACGTGTACAGTAGTCCCTTACTGTATAAAAAACCGTCGCATTGCTCACTCCTGAACGACTCGCAATTTCAGTCTGCTTCGGGATAGCACCTTGATTTTCATCCGAAAGCAGCAGCACTAGACAGCGTCGCCGAATGCCAGGAGATGTTGAATCCTCATGAAGGAGCTGTTCGATCCATTCGCGTTCTTTCGGCTCAAGTCGAATCTCGTATTTTTTGTTCATTTGCTAGCCCTCCCATATTTTTCTTATAGAATGAGCGTAGAACTAAAATTAAATTAGGTCAAGGTACTAGTTATATCCCTGACTAATCACAGAAACTGTACTTTATTTGAAAACTTTTCTTCTGGTATGGCAGCTTCTTTGGTTAAAACAGCTTTCGCAATACTTTCAGAAGTGCAGGTCCACGATGGTAGCGGCCTGGAACGTCAAAGCTTGTGGATTGTTTGACAATGCTTTTCTGGTGCGTAAAGGTGTCATAGCTTGCGAATCCATGGTATTGCCCATTGCCACTCGGACCAATTCCACCAAAAGGGAGTTCTGGAGTAGACAAGTGCATTATCGTGTCATTAATACACCCTCCACCGAAAGGGATGTCATTTACGAATTGCTGTTCAATCGCTTTAGAGCCACTGAACAAGTAGGCTGCTAATGGCTGAGGGTGGTTGTTCACAAGCTCTTTTGCCTCAGCAAATGATGAGTAAGAGTAAATCGGCAAAACCGGACCGAAAATTTCTTCCTGCATGACTGGGCTCTCCCAGGATACATCTGTTAACAAGGTTGGTGCGAAATAGCGCTTTGTTCGATCATGTTCACCACCGTGCACGATGGTGCCATCATTCAAAAATGAAACCATACGATCAAAATGATGTTCATGAACAAGCATTGGGTATTCGTGGCCTTTTTTATGTGTATCTTTCATTTGCTTGTTCACGGCACTTTTTAGCTTTTGAAGGAATGTATCAAAAATGTCCTCATGGACGAGCGCGTAGTCAGGAGCAACGCAAGTTTGGCCTGCATTGATCAGTTTGCCCCACGCAATCCGCTTTGCTGCCTTGTCAAGGTCCGCATCTTTATGCACAATGGCAGGGCTTTTTCCGCCGAGCTCAAGCGTATGTGGCGTCAGCCGTTTGGCAGCTGCCTCCATCACTTTTTTGCCTATCGATGGACTTCCTGTGAAAAAGATATAATCAAAAGGCTCCGCTAGCAATGCTTCAGCAGTTTCACTTCGACCTTCAATTACAGCAACATGGCTTTCAGGAAACGTTTTTGAGATCAACCATTTCAAAACACTGGACGTCTGTGGTGCGAACTCCGATGGTTTAATGACAGCACAGTTCCCAGAGGCTAATGCCCCAATTAACGGTGCAATGGCCAACTGGAAGGGGTAGTTCCATGGAGCGATAATGAGAACCGTTCCATATGGCTCGCGATAAATGGTCGCTTTGCTTCCTGGAAGCAAGGTTTTTCCTTTGACTTTAACAGGCTTATCCCATTCCTTTAGATGCTCAAGCGTATAATCAATTTCTCTATATAAAATTCCGAGTTCCGTCATAAACGTTTCTGAGGGAGATTTATGAAGATCGGCAAACAGGGCGTTCATAATGGCATCTTCATTTTCAATGATGGCTTTCTTTAAAGCTTTTAGACTGTCTTTTCGTTCATCAAGCGAGCGCGTTCGGCAAGAGCGAAAATACGCTTTTTGCTGTGCTATTAATGAATGCATAACGATAATCACCTCAGCTTTATAGTGGGACACAATTCACGTCCATCTTTGTTCATACTATAGCAAGAGTGACCGTGGAGGAAAGTAATAAGCTAGCGTGCTCTTCACGAAACGCGGGTCAGATGGAAAGATAAATCCAGATCAGCCCAGCCAATACAAGACGATAGACCGCAAAAGGAGCCAGCTTTATGCGATGAATGATGGCCAAGAAAAAGCGAATTGCGACAAGTGAAAAGATAAAAGCAGCAACAAAACCAGTCGTCATAAAAGGCAGCGCTTCTAATGAAAAATAGGACCAGTTGTTTATAAGAGAAAGACCGCTCGCGCCAGCCAGGATGGGTACAGCCAGAATAAATGTGTAATCAGACGCTGCGCGATGGCTTAAGCCTACAAGGACGCCACCAGCAATAGACACTCCTGATCTTGAAAAACCCGGCCATAAAGCAAAGCATTGGAACAAGCCAATAAAAAAGGCTTGTCGATAGGTCATTTGATCAATGGTAACGGCGCCAGGTGAGAGTTTGCTGAAACGATCAGCGATTAAAAGAAGAATGCTTCCGAGCACCAAGCCTACAAGCACTGTGCGCACCTCAAATAGACGTTCATCAATGAGATCAACGAGGAAGTAGCCAAACAAAGCAATTGGGATGATGCCTACAATGACATGTCCAAGACGTAAGCGACCCTGTAATCGATGATCTGATTTAGGTGACAAAAAGAGAAGTTCTTTAAATCGATCTCTAAACACAATAATTACAGCAAGAATGGATCCGAGCTGTATGACAATTTTAAACGTATTAGCAACCTCTTTTGAGTACAATTCTTTTGAATGAAGCCATAGATCATCAACGAGAACCATATGTCCGGTGGAAGAGATGGGAGCAAACTCAGCAATGCCTTCTACGATCCCTAGAACAATGGCTACAAACATTTCCCACAACATTTCTGCTCGTCCCCCTTTTTCGTTAGTCTATGAACAATATGGTTGGGTAAGTCCAATCAAACACTCTAATTTTGAAAATGGGAAAAAGGAACGTCTCAGCTAGATATAAATTGACATAATGAACGCTCACATTGCTTTACCTGTTCACTTTTTTTCAATTCATATCGTCGTAAGTTTTGTCTTAATCCCTTGAGTTTTAGAGTGAATTTCACTATGATAAACAAGAATAGAATAAGATCAGATTTTATAAAATAGTCCAAAAAAAGGTGGAGGAAGCGATGAAAAAACGTGTTGCAATTATTGGGGCAGGGATGATTGCTAACGCACATATTCGTGCGTATGAGCAAGTAGGTGACATGGTAGAGATCGTTGCTATTGTCGATCTATATTTGGACAAAGCGAAAGCGCTTGCAGATTCTGCAAAGGACCAACCTGATGTATTTGCTGATGCTCAAGAAATTTTAGATCGAGAGGATATTGATATCGTTTCTGTCTGTACCCCTCCATACACTCACGCGCCGCTAGCCGTTGCTTTTCTAGACGCAGGCAAGCATGTCATTGTCGAAAAACCAATGGCAGCCTCCCTTGAAGAATGTGATCGCATGATTGAAGCCGCAGAACGTTCAGGAAAAAAGCTGTCAATCATCGCACAAAATCGTTTTCATGATCAGTGGTGGCATATGAAAGATGTGCTACAGGAGCAGTTGATTGGTGAACCGTTACATATTCAAGTGGATTCAGCATGGTGGCGTGGACACTCCTATTATGACCTTTGGTGGCGTGGGACTTGGGAAAAAGAAGGTGGCGGCTGTACGTTAAATCATGCTGTGCACCATATCGACATGCTGCAATGGTATATGGGGCTTCCAGAAGAAGTGACCGCAGTCACAGCAAACGTCGCCCATGACAATGCAGAGGTTGAAGACCTTTCTGTGGCCATTCTCTCATATAAAAAAGCTTTGGCAACGGTGACCAGCTCTGTTGTCCATCATGGTGAGGAGCAAAAAATCATCGTGCAAGGGGAGAAAGCCAAAGTTTCTGTGCCTTGGTCTGTAAAGGCCACTCTCTCTCAAGAAAATGGTTTTCCTAAAGCGAATCCAGAGCTAGAAGAAGAAATTTCATCTTTCTACAACGACCGTCCGTCTCTAGTACATACTGGACATGCTGGGCAAATATACAATGTGTTGCAGTCCATTGATGGAAACGAGTCACTGTTAGTGGATGGAAAGCAAGGTCGAAATACACTAGAATTAATCACAGCAATTTATAAATCTGCAACGACAAAGCAAGCGGTTCGCTTGCCTTTAGACCGAAATGATGACTTTTACACACGCGCTGGCTTATTAGCAGCTGTGCCACATTTTTATGAAAAAACGAATAGTGTTGATAATTTCTCAAAAGATGAACCCTCAACTGTGAGTGGGGAAACGAAGCAAAATCGTTGACGATTTTTTCTTCTCTCCATATATTAAAATAGTACTTATACTTTAATGAGAGAGATGGCAAACGATGAGAAAGATGAGAAGAAGGGTATGGATTCTTTGGGGAATTCTTGTCGTATTGATCGGTATAGCCATTGGTTTATCGATATATTTGAAACCCTATGAAGCAACAGCTGCAGCGTTGCAGGCAATGGAAGGCTCAGAGTCAGTGTCTGTTTTGGAAGAGGATCATTGGTATCATTTTGCACCTCAGTCAAAAAAAGATCTGTCTGTGTTGTTTTATCCAGGTGGTCTTGTTACGCCACAAAGCTATGCCCCACTTGGTTTGCAGCTAGCAGAAGAAGGCT contains:
- a CDS encoding undecaprenyl-diphosphate phosphatase — encoded protein: MLWEMFVAIVLGIVEGIAEFAPISSTGHMVLVDDLWLHSKELYSKEVANTFKIVIQLGSILAVIIVFRDRFKELLFLSPKSDHRLQGRLRLGHVIVGIIPIALFGYFLVDLIDERLFEVRTVLVGLVLGSILLLIADRFSKLSPGAVTIDQMTYRQAFFIGLFQCFALWPGFSRSGVSIAGGVLVGLSHRAASDYTFILAVPILAGASGLSLINNWSYFSLEALPFMTTGFVAAFIFSLVAIRFFLAIIHRIKLAPFAVYRLVLAGLIWIYLSI
- a CDS encoding aldehyde dehydrogenase, with translation MHSLIAQQKAYFRSCRTRSLDERKDSLKALKKAIIENEDAIMNALFADLHKSPSETFMTELGILYREIDYTLEHLKEWDKPVKVKGKTLLPGSKATIYREPYGTVLIIAPWNYPFQLAIAPLIGALASGNCAVIKPSEFAPQTSSVLKWLISKTFPESHVAVIEGRSETAEALLAEPFDYIFFTGSPSIGKKVMEAAAKRLTPHTLELGGKSPAIVHKDADLDKAAKRIAWGKLINAGQTCVAPDYALVHEDIFDTFLQKLKSAVNKQMKDTHKKGHEYPMLVHEHHFDRMVSFLNDGTIVHGGEHDRTKRYFAPTLLTDVSWESPVMQEEIFGPVLPIYSYSSFAEAKELVNNHPQPLAAYLFSGSKAIEQQFVNDIPFGGGCINDTIMHLSTPELPFGGIGPSGNGQYHGFASYDTFTHQKSIVKQSTSFDVPGRYHRGPALLKVLRKLF
- a CDS encoding helix-turn-helix domain-containing protein, producing MNKKYEIRLEPKEREWIEQLLHEDSTSPGIRRRCLVLLLSDENQGAIPKQTEIASRSGVSNATVFYTVRDYCTRGLQETLRYRRRAEPARPSPITGEVEARIIALACSEPPKGYARWTIRLLTRRVIELNILESVGRETIRTTLKKQNLSLT
- a CDS encoding Gfo/Idh/MocA family protein; this translates as MVQKKVEEAMKKRVAIIGAGMIANAHIRAYEQVGDMVEIVAIVDLYLDKAKALADSAKDQPDVFADAQEILDREDIDIVSVCTPPYTHAPLAVAFLDAGKHVIVEKPMAASLEECDRMIEAAERSGKKLSIIAQNRFHDQWWHMKDVLQEQLIGEPLHIQVDSAWWRGHSYYDLWWRGTWEKEGGGCTLNHAVHHIDMLQWYMGLPEEVTAVTANVAHDNAEVEDLSVAILSYKKALATVTSSVVHHGEEQKIIVQGEKAKVSVPWSVKATLSQENGFPKANPELEEEISSFYNDRPSLVHTGHAGQIYNVLQSIDGNESLLVDGKQGRNTLELITAIYKSATTKQAVRLPLDRNDDFYTRAGLLAAVPHFYEKTNSVDNFSKDEPSTVSGETKQNR